The nucleotide window CGAATCGAACCGGAATTAGATTGACAACAGTCAACAAAAATCATCAACACCACAAAAATCTTGTCGACGCTTCCACATTTCCACACACAAACACACGCCATATCAAGCTGAGCTGACTGATAAAAACTGATTGATGGCTACAATTTGCTTGCGTATACAGAGAAAATGATGGGTTCGACTTCATTGAGCTTAAGGAGCGCCATATCAAGCCAAGCTACAATCTTTTTCAGTAGCTGCAAGCAAACCGACAATGGAGACAAAAATGCTTGCTTCATGTTTTTGCCTCCATCAGGGACCAGAAACGTAAGGAGAAGACCCGTTTCTGTCTCCTGTTCTGCTGATTCGGCTGCTGTTGCAGAGAAAAAACCAGAGATTGAGCTCGAATTTATTGGGGTATAACCTCACATTCACTATTGATTATCAATTTATGTTTCTATGTGTTTTGGATGTTGTGTAGTGTAGTTAATCCTTTCCATTAATGTTAAATTGGGGTTTATTTCAGAACAAGTTCGATAAATGACAGCAGtttcatgttgttttgagtttaCACCTAGGAATAGGCAACTGGGATTTGGGGCAATGCCAAGTTGAGATTTTTATTCAAAGGGAACATTGTAAATATAGCAAAATTATTAAATTTCTGTGAATTGTGGTATTTGATGTTTAGCCCACTGTGTGATTCAATTTCTTTGTGTAGTTTGTAGTAAGTACATGGTTTGTTGCGTTTATCTGACTAAGTAATTACTCTATGTTTGTTTAATTAAGTTCCTGTTTCTTGGGAAGGAGGCATGGCAAAAATGGCATCTTCATGAGTGTGTTTGATTTGCAATGTTTTTTTTGGTCTTTTGTTGTAATGTGGCAGCCAAAGCCGGAAGGCGATGGGTCGTATCCTGTGGACACAGCCAAGGCAGTGAGTGGAGAAAAGTTGTTGAGGAACATAATGTCGGAAAACAAGATTGAGCTCTATGCAACTTATGTAAGCCTAAATTTTGGAAATAAACCCAATATATCTTGATGAAAATGAATTCATTATGAGACTCTTTATATTTTTTAATGGCCTCTTATGTTCTTATCAGGGAAAAGTAATGAATT belongs to Rutidosis leptorrhynchoides isolate AG116_Rl617_1_P2 unplaced genomic scaffold, CSIRO_AGI_Rlap_v1 contig364, whole genome shotgun sequence and includes:
- the LOC139883178 gene encoding photosynthetic NDH subunit of subcomplex B 3, chloroplastic-like, producing MMGSTSLSLRSAISSQATIFFSSCKQTDNGDKNACFMFLPPSGTRNVRRRPVSVSCSADSAAVAEKKPEIELEFIGPKPEGDGSYPVDTAKAVSGEKLLRNIMSENKIELYATYGKVMNCGGGGSCGTCIVEIIEGKDLLNERTNAELRYLKKKPESWRLACQTIVGNKENSGKVVVQRIPQWKK